CAACAGCTCCTCCCTGCCCAGCGTTCCGATCCCCTCCCTGGCATGCTGCATCGCCCGCGACCAGGGCATCCCCTCCGCGCGTTCCGGCAGGACGGCGGCGACCATCAGGGCCACGGGCAGAGCGGCAAGCGGTAAAAGGAAGGGGGCATTCCAGCCAAGCATCCCCAGAGCCCCGCCAATGGCGGGATAGGTGGCGGTGCCGACGCTGAGAAGGCTTGCGTTGATACCCATGGAGCGGTTGAGCCTCCGGCCGTTGAACAGGTCACCCATGATGGTCAGATTGACCACCGGGAGCGGGGCCGCACCGATCCCCTGCAGGAAGCGAAGCGCCAGAATGTGGGCGAAGCGGTCGGTGAAAAAGCAGCCCGCGCCGGCGAGCGCGAAGAGCGCCAGGGCGGGGATAAGGATACGTTTCCTGCCCACCACATCGGCAGCGAGCCCGGCAAGCGGCGCAAGCACGATACCGGGCAGGGTGAAACAGGTAATGAGGAGACCCGTCCGTTCGGGACGTATCGACAGGGCGCGGGCCAATGACGGGAAGACCGGTGTCACACTGGCCACACCCATTACCGCAATCAGCGTCACCATCACAATCACCGGGAGATACGGTCCTGTCTGCTGCGGTTGCCCCACTGTTCCACCCGTCCTTTCGCAGCTGTTTCACCAGAGCATACCATGAGAACGGGAGCCGCCGGTACCGACGGCTCCCGTTCTCATTCCGCATCCCCACCGATGGCAGCTGTCAGGCTGCGGCTAGGCAACCACCGTGTACTGCTCCGGCTTTGCGCCGCAGATGGGGCAGCGCTCCTCGGGTTTCCCTTCGGAGATGTGGCCGCA
This portion of the Synergistales bacterium genome encodes:
- a CDS encoding MFS transporter, yielding MGQPQQTGPYLPVIVMVTLIAVMGVASVTPVFPSLARALSIRPERTGLLITCFTLPGIVLAPLAGLAADVVGRKRILIPALALFALAGAGCFFTDRFAHILALRFLQGIGAAPLPVVNLTIMGDLFNGRRLNRSMGINASLLSVGTATYPAIGGALGMLGWNAPFLLPLAALPVALMVAAVLPERAEGMPWSRAMQHAREGIGTLGREELLLYLISVLLFVNLYGVALSYIPFLVERNFGGTAVTVGLFMSGVSAGTVVAASQLGRLMACSNVRRLLAAAFALVLSAVLVLPAMPSLWLALIPGLALGTAQGIAVPCTQARLAGIASQRYRGVTMAFLGAALRIGQTVGPVLMGGAYVLCGMWGPFLAGGGIAVLGLVLVVAYPVHCEAE